Part of the Girardinichthys multiradiatus isolate DD_20200921_A chromosome 14, DD_fGirMul_XY1, whole genome shotgun sequence genome is shown below.
TACCAGCTGGacgatgaccctaaacatacatgcAGAGGTACAGTGGAAGCGTTTAGATTGGCCATCTGACTCTGACGGATCTCGACTTATTTTTCTGTGAATCTCATTGAAAAACTTGTCTCTAGACATGAACATTAGGTGCAGGCATACCTCCAGAAGACCTAGCTGTAATTGCAAAGTggtcccacaaagtattgactcatgtgggctgaacacaaataatAGATAaagtatgcactactttgtgttattttatcacacaaaatcccaataaaatacatttcaaggtttgtggttgtaatgtgatcaATTGTGGGAAAGTTCAGTACTTTAGTGAGGCATTGAAGATTTTTAAACGCATCTTATTGACTAGTTGGTGTAATTCTCACTCTTGTTATCGACCGCTGGGTCGTTTTTCCAACAGCGTTTGCATGCTGGGAAACCGAACAATCAGCAGCCATTTTATTATCGACAACCAGTGTAGGAAAACCGTCCCGGTGGAGACCGAAGCTACAACCGAGAGCTTCGACAGCAACTTCACAGTTAGCTATGGTGGGTTGATGCTTCTCTTTGGAGTCAGGAGTCACACTGTGTTTTAACTGTTCACTTGTACTAATATTTATGAATCCTACCACTAGAAAACAGCACAGCTGGACCAATCATTGTCCCCACTGATGCTCCTGTGGTGGTGGAGAAGACCACGTATCTTTGGAGAGAATTTTGCCAGAGCCCAGATCTCAACACCACATGTGACGAATATTTCAGCGCCAATAATTTCTCTGAGATTAAAGGGATTCCTGGCCTGGCCAGTGGCATCATTTCAGGTAGTGTTTATAGTGTGTTTGTATATATTTCTGCTCATATTTTCCATTTCAGAGTAATAATGCAGTTTTAGCTTGGAAGGGCAGAATGAATGTTTTCTGTTGCATGGATTAAAgctcatccgtccatccatcagtttATCTACCAGTGTATCCgttcattcatccatctgtcAGTGTGTTGACCGAAGGGTCTCTGCATCCATTCGTCCGTTTCTCTCTCTTGTTTCATTCTCATGTCCATCCCTCCGCTCTTCCTTCCTAACATGATGAGCTTTTTGCAGTTTCCATGTGTAAAGCTTCACCAATGTACAAATATCGCCATGAAATCCCACTAAACCACTATATTTGCACATTGATGATGGGCCAAAAGTTGACTGAGAATCTGGAAATCTGTCTGGAACAGCATACTATGTTTCttaatttcaaatattttaaatatttactgcagaacattttaaaagtaaacatttatGTATAAACAGTTTTGGTTTATCACTAAGATTATTTGTATCCAGTTATAGGAGGATTATGGTGCTTCCAGCCTTTAAATAACTTAACCCTCACTTTTCTAAGCCATGTGAAACacaaactgtaaatatttcaaatatattACGTTTTTGTGGTTGCAACCTGACAAGATATGGAAAAGTTGACTGTACCTGTTCTCCCAACAACCATTCTCTGAATCTCCTCCTAACAGCGAACCTCTGGAGCTCCTACCTCAGCAAAGGTGAGGTGCTGGAGAAAGGCTCTCTCAGCTCCTCTCATGTGGTTCATCCAGCGTCAGCTACTCATCCATACGTGTTTGCAGACATCACAACCTCCTTCACCCTGCTGGTGGGCATCTTCTTCCCCTCAGTCACAGGTACAGATGTGGCGTTTCGATTTCTAAAGCTTGTTTGCCTCCACTTAAGAATGACTCACATTTGTAAATATCTGTATTTAAAGCTGTTCTTGCTCATGGTTCCTCTGAGGATTTAAGACCAAACTTCTCATTCATGTGAGGTTTTTATTCTCCATTTACTGTGAGATGTAAAGAGGttcaaacttatttttcatgGTTTTGCTTTTCTCACATTCTCTCTTACTTTCCTAAACTGTAAATATATACGTGACACAATtaatctgtttccttgtttgatcgATACAACAAATAGTAATGttcacaataataaaacaaggcAGGTAGGGGTCCAGTTATAGACCTCTTGTATTCAAACTGCAAGTCAGTCtgtcttaaatattttaaagattaaattaaaagcaTATTTTGATTAAAGAATAGTGATGtgaattgtttacattttttttgtgttttattttgtttatcgTGTAattagtttatatatttatcatTTCGTACATTGTTTTCCGTTTGGATtgttgtatttttctatttcactcttcacattcaaattttttaagTTGGTTGAGGTGAGATTTATAATAAGCCCCTTGGGGTTTTTGTGTTCTGTCACGTTTTTCTTTGTTGTGAATTTCTGGTGTTTCATGTTGTacagataaaaacaacaaaaaacactttatttttctGCTCTTACTCAGGAATCATGGCTGGTTCAAATCGCTCAGGGGATTTAAAAGATGCTCAACGCTCCATCCCCATCGGAACCATCCTTGCTATCCTCACAACGTCTGTTGTCTGTATCCTTGTAATACGTCTTAATTTCCCAGCTCTGGTATAAACATTCAGTCAAGCATGTTCTGCCCTACACGTAGTTCTGTAATACGTTTTAACCTCAAACGATTACTGCAAATCCTGTGGTTGAGAGCTCATAGTTTGGCTGTTTGCTTAAATGGTTTATGGCTTTGAAACCACTCGGGCCGTCCTGGCTTGAACGTTGTCTTCCTGAGTGCTGTTCTTGCAGATCTGAGCAGCGTCGTGTTGTTTGGAGCCTGCATCGATGGGGTCGTCCTCAGAGACAAGTCAGTACATCTGCTTCAGTCTTTTTCTGCATATTCATTCGCATTATTGTTTgaggcaaaaaaaataataaaaaaattactgcTTCTGTTAAAGTgttgaaataaaaagatttaaaattagCTTTGGTGAAAGATTTAAACTAACTCACCTCTGCAGGTTTGGAGATTCAGTCAAAAGCAATCTGGTGGTGGGTACTCTGGCTTGGCCCTCTCCTTTGGTCATTGTGATTGGTTCCTTCTTCTCGACGTGTGGCGCAGGCCTGCAGTCGCTAACCGGTGCGCCCCGACTGCTGCAGGCTATCGCTAAGGACAACATCATCCCATTCCTACGGGTAAGAGCTGCaggtttattgttttattgcagAGACCCCAATGTGAAAAAGGTGGGGAGAAGAACCAAGAATTGGCTTCTTTGCATAAATGCTGGTTTACTGAGATGTCATATCAGTTATTGATGGACACTACTGTAATTGTCTAATGTTTAGTGCTGGAATTGCTGTAATACAATGAGAAAGTTTATGAACACctgatttattttctgtctccTTGATAAGAGCACAAGAAGCTACCAGACTTTGGAATTAGTTTGAAGGCAAAACCCAGCTTTTATCTGGTTAAATTTGCAAAGTGGCTGAATGAAGAATAAAACGCTGAAATTATTCAAATTAACTTCAATCCACCACTGTTTTTAGGTGAAATCTTTGATGAGAGAAAAAAAGCTTATAGGAggtacagaggttggacaatgaaactgaaacacctgtcattttagtgtgggaggtttcatggctaaattggaccagcctggtagccagtcttcattgattgcacattgcaccagtaagagcagagtgtgaaggttcaattagcagggtaagagcacagttatgctcaaaatattgaaatgcacacaacattatgggtgacataccagagttcaaaagaggacaaattgttggtgcacgtcttgctggcgcatctgtgaccaagacagcaagtctttgtgatgtatcaagagccaaggtatccagggtaatgtcagcataccaccaagaaggacgaaccacatccagcaggattaactgtggacgcaagaggaagctgtctgaaatggatgttcaggtgctaacctggattgtatccaaaaaacataaaaccacggctgcccaaatcacggcagaattaaatgtgcacctcagctctcccatggcctgcacagtcaccagatctaaatattattgagccactttggggtgttttggaggagcgagtcaggaaacgttttcctccaccagtatcacgtagtgacctggccactatcttgcaagaagaatggcttaaaatccctctgaccactgtgcaggacttgtatatgtcattcccaagactaattggtgctgtattggctgcaaaaggagaccctacaccatactaataaattattgtggtctaaaaccaggtgtttcagtttcattgtccaacccctgtatattagtgCCATTACCGCCATAATCAAAGTGATCTGCAATCACTGCAACAAGAGCAAAACACACCAAGTACTTTCTTCACCTCTTCACTTCAGTGCTTTCTGCCCAGCTTCTGCTTTTCACTACTGCTTTTTTTTAGACAAATCATTTCTTCCTGAGGCAGTTTACATCTGATTTTTAGCCAAATTTCTGCCATTTCAGTTGGTTAAATGTTGAAGTGCAACCAGTGTTGTTGCACACCCCTGACATCTGTAATTAGCTCTCTGAATCTGTGTTGCTCTGCATAATCAAAGCAGAAATCCCCAGCCGCCATGTTGATTGCTGTCTTCTACTCATATGTCCAATATTATTGTAAACAAAGAACGAGTTTCAACAAAGGAACTTGGAAAAACTTCTCCATCAATTTTGagaatcattttaaatgtttatatgaAAGTTTAATCTACAATTTTTTTGGGAGACCGAGTTTTATGAATTGCAGTATTTTTAAATCGCTTTTTACAGATTATTAGACTATAAAGCGGATTTCTCAATCTGGTCTCCTCAGCATTGTGACCCATTATCCTGCCGTTGGTTGTGTGGGCAGGCGCAGACTGAAAGAAATGCTTCTCAGGTTGTGTCCACGCTGACAAACAGAGAACCTTCGCTCCACCCTTCAGAAGAAGCCCCACCCTCGGAGGTGTTGAGAACGTAATCTGTAAAAAGTGATTTGCAAAGAATGCAATTCATAAACGAGTTCTTTAACGTAGTTCTGTTCAGACATTTTTAGACACATTCTGGAGAAGCAGGGGGATCGGCCATACTCTCTGTATAGAGAGTTGAAACACAAATGTCTATTTAGTTTGTTTAAATCATTAGTTTAACAATATACCTGCTTAATTGAAAAGCACTCCCCTCTTCCTGGTTTGACTCCTCAGCAGGTTGTGGCAGGTAAAGGGAGACACATGCTGCAGGTGGAGCATAAAAGCTTTTGGAGCAAACCAGTGGGATAAGGAGGGTGTGCCTGGAGTATTTATGCTAAATTTGATGTATTCTTTTGATTGAGCCTAGATTTTAATTGTAATAATTTATAGTTACTTAAACATTTATTGGGTAGCATTTAATGTTTTGGTGTTagttttgtgtaaatattttttattccttGTTTTCTGATTATTTCCTTTCATGGTTTCTTCCTGTAAATCGCTCTGGGCAGCCTGGTTATAAAAGGCAGATGGTGGCTTTCAGTGTGAGATGGTGTTGGTGGACACATGACCTGCAGTTTGCCTCAAACCTCATTTCATCGCCGTGTCTCTCCATTAAATGTGGAGCCTCTGCCAGTCAaagctgacacacacacacacacatacaaacacacacaccttctTTTTCATTTGAGACATTTTTCAAAGCTCCATTTCTGAAACGCGTTCtttgtttgcaataattttggAACAAATTTCTCTCcatatgaaacaaataaacatgttatGGTCATGTTAATGTGGATTTTAACTCGCTGTTGGAGGAACATGTTATGTCAGCCTGAATTGTGACTACATTTTGACAGAAGTTGTCAAATCATGTCAGTTTGTTGTCTGTTTACTGTAGACCAAGTAACATACAACAAAAACGGAGCCTATTTTAGTTGGAGAGCTGTGTAGAACTCCTCCAGTTGGAAAAGTTCACGGAGGAGGTATAAGGAGTCTCAGTGTTCAGAGATCTTCTCCTGCAGCAGCTGTGAAACAGACCATGGACATACAGAGGGTCGGGACCCTCCAATGATCTTCCCAGCTACCCTCCATCTTCTTTATCCTCTGTGTTTGTCATATCCTCTGCAGGGCCCTCTGTTGGAGGTCCATGCTGAGATACAGAACACCTACACACTCTCAACCATTGCTGGATGAGTTACAATAGCTGTAGATAAGTGGCGCATCAAAGACTCTTGTTCATGCTTGATCTGTGAGCATATTGTACCATCAGGTTGTGGCGGCAGGCTTCATGAAGTTTACTACTCGCTGGGAGACTCCAAATCAGTCAGGCTGGCTTATTCTGCCTTCTAGGACAGTTTACAAAAGggtaaaaacaaagattttagaCTGAACAATTGAGTGAGAGACAATTgttcgttcattcattcatctccGTTTAAACCGCTTATTTAGCTGTTTCAAGTATGAAGTCTTTGGTGCCTCCGTTATCACTGTGTttttcctctgtgtgtgtgtgtgtgtgttgtgctcTAGGTGTTTGGACATGGGAAAGCTAATGGCGAACCCACCTGGGCTCTGCTGCTGACAGCTTTAATAGCCGAACTGGGGATTCTCATCGCCTCTCTGGACCTAGTCGCTCCCATCCTCACAATGTGAGATGCAGCTGTTATGAGCACTGCTGATTGGCTCGTCGCCATCCCGTCAATCGGTTCCTCGCTGTTGGACTTCAgcttttgttctttctttccagGTTCTTCCTAATGTGCTACCTGTTTGTGAACCTGGCTTGTGGTCTGCAGACCCTCCTCAGGACACCCAACTGGAGGCCACGCTTCTCCTACTACCACTGGTACTAACAAATACCTTCTCAcgcacacatatacacacacgaGTACGCGGACCGAAGTAATCTTGTGCTCCACATCTGTCCAGGACCTTATCGTTTCTAGGGATGATAATCTGCCTCGCTCTCATGTTCATATCTTCGTGGTACTACGCAATCGTTGCCATGGTGATCGCTGGCATGATCTACAAATACATTGAATATCATGGGTATGTAGCCATGGTGATGCATTTGCTCCATGCATTTGTACATGTACAGTATGGTTAAGGTTCCTTTGgggatgtgtgtgtttaaggtgttttttatttagttatttttctgCCTTTCTGTCATTTGCAGGATGTTTTTTTACCGGCAAATATGAAAATGGTCTTCTCCTATTtatgtttcatttgtttttgtgtgtatcagagcagagaaggaatGGGGGGATGGGATCCGCGGTCTGTCGCTCAGTGCTGCCCGTTACGCCCTTCTGAGGCTGGAGGAGGGACCACCACACACCAAAAACTGGAGGTAAGAGTGCTTTAATAGATGTAAAGAGCTAGGCAAGGCAAACTCTAGGCATTcgagtgagtgtgtgtataAAATCATTTTCTCCTACAAACTAAACTGTAATATCTGTTGTCAGTGGAGAGAGAGTGCAGCCAGTGAGTTTTATTTCCCTTTCTTCTCAAGGCCCCAACTGTTGGTGTTACTAAAACTGGACGAAGacgcccacgtcaagtctcctcGTCTGCTGACGTTCGCCAGCCAGCTGAAAGCAGGAAAGGGCTTAACCATCGTCGGCACAGTTGTCCCCGGACACTTCCTGCAGACGTATGGAGAGGCTCTGGCTGCTGAACAGGTTCATCTTTACAATGAGCGCATGTCAGAAAGGCAGTGTGGATCTGGTGGTCATACTGTGTTCTGCGAAAGTGTTCATCCCcacttgaacctttccacattttgttgcgTTCCAACCCAAAGCTTTATTGTGTTTTGagggggattttatgtaatcgaCTGATACAAAGCAGCACCAAACTGCTAATTGAAAGGAAAGGGatacgtgtttttttttttttttacaaacacagAACTGAAAAGTGCAGCATACATATTTATTTACCCTGTAGAAACACCTTTTACTACAATTGACTTCTTCTCACTCTTCTAACATACAGATTTGTGAAGAGCAAAATGAATGGTATTCTTGTCGACAGAATCTCCTACCTGAGCTCTATTGATTAATTATGTTAACAGACGATCACAAATCTACACTCCACTTTCATTATTTTGggtaaaaagtttgaaaaccaagTAAACCAACTCTATGTTGGTCTGTcccatgaaatcctaataaaagaCATAAAGGTTGGTTGTAACTTGAAAAACATGTAAGAAATTTTAAGGATATAAATACTGTGACATAGCACATGGTTGTTAAGAGCCTCGGGACCGTTTTTTCTTTCCTCCCTCAGACTTTGAAGCATCTGATGGATAAGGAACGAGTAAAGGGCTTTGTTCAGTGCATAGTTGCTCAAAAGCCACGTGAGGGAATCAGTCACATGATCCAGTCAAGCGGACTTGGAGGAATGAAACCCAACACTGTGGTGATGGGCTGGCCTCACGCCTGGAGGCAAAGTGAGGACCCGCAGGCCTGGAAGACCTTCATCAGTGAGTCACAGAGGatgaaacacatttttcctTGTTCCACGTCC
Proteins encoded:
- the LOC124880512 gene encoding solute carrier family 12 member 6-like isoform X3, translated to MSSVRFTVTPTKAEDLPGLSDTSPDISSRPSAHVRFGSRESVNRSEPVSEGSGGVTTATLGGAGGNDTPDYCSVDQGDGNSKISSVYINNSHGMDDDDFYDRNLALFEEEMDTRPKVSSLLNRLANYTNLTQGAKEHEEAESFGEKKKTSKLPQMGTFMGVYLPCLQNIFGVILFLRLTWVVGTAGVLQALCIVFICCCCTLLTAISMSAIATNGVVPAGGSYFMISRSLGPEFGGAVGICFYLGTTFAGAMYILGAVEIFLMYIVSQAEIFKGEGAARLNNMRVYGSICLLLMSLLVFVGVKYVNKLASIFLACVIVSIVSIYVGALVSAFQEPRFPVCMLGNRTISSHFIIDNQCRKTVPVETEATTESFDSNFTVSYENSTAGPIIVPTDAPVVVEKTTYLWREFCQSPDLNTTCDEYFSANNFSEIKGIPGLASGIISANLWSSYLSKGEVLEKGSLSSSHVVHPASATHPYVFADITTSFTLLVGIFFPSVTGIMAGSNRSGDLKDAQRSIPIGTILAILTTSVVYLSSVVLFGACIDGVVLRDKFGDSVKSNLVVGTLAWPSPLVIVIGSFFSTCGAGLQSLTGAPRLLQAIAKDNIIPFLRVFGHGKANGEPTWALLLTALIAELGILIASLDLVAPILTMFFLMCYLFVNLACGLQTLLRTPNWRPRFSYYHWTLSFLGMIICLALMFISSWYYAIVAMVIAGMIYKYIEYHGAEKEWGDGIRGLSLSAARYALLRLEEGPPHTKNWRPQLLVLLKLDEDAHVKSPRLLTFASQLKAGKGLTIVGTVVPGHFLQTYGEALAAEQTLKHLMDKERVKGFVQCIVAQKPREGISHMIQSSGLGGMKPNTVVMGWPHAWRQSEDPQAWKTFINTVRVTTAAHLALLVPKNISLFPSNSEPSTDGYIDVWWIVHDGGMLMLLPFLLRQHKVWRKCAMRIFTVAQMEDNSIQMKKDLATFLYHLRIEAEVEVVEMHNSDISAYTYERTLMMEQRSQMLRQMRLSKSDREREVYLSPRFRSAEVHTSNPVNEDRDRQVQRGRETRVRVRRLSW